From one Salmo salar chromosome ssa09, Ssal_v3.1, whole genome shotgun sequence genomic stretch:
- the LOC106611818 gene encoding eukaryotic peptide chain release factor subunit 1 → MADDPNAADRNVEIWKIKKLIKSLEAARGNGTSMISLIIPPKDQISRVAKMLADEFGTASNIKSRVNRLSVLGAITSVQQRLKLYNKVPPNGLVVYCGTIVTDEGKEKKVNIDFEPFKPINTSLYLCDNKFHTEALTALLSDDSKFGFIVIDGSGALFGTLQGNTREVLHKFTVDLPKKHGRGGQSALRFARLRMEKRHNYVRKVAETAVQLYVANDKVNVAGMVLAGSADFKTELSQSDMFDPRLQAKILKLVDISYGGENGFNQAIELSAEVLSNVKFIQEKKLIGRYFDEISQDTGKYCFGVEDTLKALEMGAVEILIVYENLDTMRYILRLHGAESVGTENDEKTLYLTPEQEKDKSHFTDKETGQDHELIESMPLLEWFANNYKKFGATLEIVTDKSQEGSQFVKGFGGIGGCLRYRVDFQAIDYQAEDDEFFDLDDY, encoded by the exons ATGGCGGATGACCCTAACGCGGCAGACAGGAACGTGGAGATATGGAaaatcaagaaactgattaaaagtTTGGAAGCTGCCCGTGG tAATGGAACCAGTATGATCTCGCTGATCATCCCCCCTAAGGACCAGATCTCCAGAGTGGCCAAGATGTTGGCAGATGAGTTTGGCACGGCCTCCAACATCAAGAGCAGAGTCAACAGGCTCTCTGTGCTCGGGGCCATCACCTCTGTACAGCAGAGACTAAAGCTATACAACAAGG TGCCGCCTAATGGCCTGGTGGTGTACTGTGGAACCATCGTGACAGACGAGGGCAAAGAGAAGAAGGTCAACATTGACTTTGAGCCTTTTAAACCCATCAACACCTCCCTGTACCTCTGTGACAACAAGTTCCACACTGAG gcgTTGACAGCCCTGCTGTCTGATGACAGTAAGTTTGGCTTCATAGTGATAGATGGAAGTGGGGCTCTATTCGGGACGCTCCAGGGGAACACTAGAGAGGTCCTGCACAAGTTCACCGTGGACTTGCCCAAGAAACATG gcagagGAGGTCAGTCTGCTTTGCGCTTTGCCCGTCTGAGGATGGAGAAGAGACACAACTATGTGAGGAAGGTGGCTGAGACAGCTGTCCAGCTCTATGTGGCCAACGACAAGGTCAACGTGGCCGGAATGGTCCTAGCAGGGTCTGCCGACTTCAAGACTGAGCTCAGCCAGTCCGACATGTTCGACCCt aggttACAGGCGAAGATTCTGAAGCTGGTGGACATCTCGTACGGAGGGGAGAACGGTTTCAACCAGGCCATCGAGCTGTCGGCAGAGGTCCTCTCTAACGTCAAGTTCATCCAGGAAAAGAAGCTCATAG GCCGGTACTTTGATGAGATCAGTCAGGACACGGGGAAGTACTGTTTTGGGGTGGAGGACACACTCAAAGCCCTGGAGATGGGGGCTGTGGAGATCCTCATCGTTTATGAGAACCTAGACACCATGCGCTATATTCTTCGCCTGCACGGGGCCGAGAGCGTCGGAACAGAAAACG ATGAGAAGACTCTTTATTTAACACCAGAGCAGGAGAAAGACAAGTCACACTTCACAGACAAGGAG ACTGGGCAGGACCACGAGCTGATTGAGAGCATGCCTCTGCTGGAGTGGTTCGCCAACAACTACAAGAAGTTTGGAGCCACGCTGGAGATCGTCACAGACAAGAGTCAGGAAGGGTCTCAGTTTGTCAAGGGCTTCGGCGGCATCGGGG GATGCTTGCGGTACAGGGTGGATTTCCAGGCCATAGATTACCAGGCGGAGGACGATGAGTTTTTCGATTTAGATGACTACTAG